Proteins from one Impatiens glandulifera chromosome 2, dImpGla2.1, whole genome shotgun sequence genomic window:
- the LOC124926619 gene encoding translin-associated protein X produces the protein MAAVGSSMTDAFAKYAEYLNKLNDKRERVVKASRDITMNSKKVIFQVHRISKENKEEVLKKAEKDLEVVTNQHVARLVKELQGTDFWKLRRAYSPGVQEYVEAATFCKFCRFGTLLKLEEINATLLALTTDPSLKPLEINVLDYVLGIGDLTGELMRLAIGRISDGELEFAEEICSFTREIHRELTLVAPRMDDNFDMKQKMDTMLQSVMKIENACFSVRVRGSEYIPHLGSGDSSYFSLLGAPDNE, from the exons AATGATAAGCGGGAAAGAGTGGTAAAAGCAAGTCGTGACATCACAATGAATAGTAAGAAGGTGATATTTCAGGTGCACAG aatcagtaaagaaaataaagaggAAGTTTTGAAGAAAGCTGAAAAGGATCTTGAGGTTGTGACAAATCAGCATGTTGCTCGACTCGTAAAAGAACTCCAAGGAACTGATTTTTGGAAGCTAAGAAGAGCTTACTCTCCAGGG GTACAAGAGTATGTTGAAGCAGCAACATTTTGTAAATTCTGTAGATTTGGGACTCTTTTGAAACTTGAAGAGATCAATGCTACACTTTTGGCATTAACTACTGATCCATCACTGAAGCCTTTGGAAATAAATGTTCTTGATTATGTCTTGGGG ATAGGAGACCTGACAGGAGAGCTTATGAGGCTGGCTATAGGACGGATTTCGGATGGAGAACTTGAATTTGCAGAGGAGATATGCTCTTTCACACGTGAAATCCATCGAGAGCTAACCTTGGTTGCTCCAAGAATGGATGACAATTTTGACATGAAACAAAAGATGGATACTATGTTGCAAAGTGTAATGAAAATTGAGAATG CTTGCTTTAGTGTTCGGGTTAGAGGATCAGAATACATTCCTCATCTTGGATCCGGTGATTCCAGTTACTTTTCCTTGTTAGGCGCACCCGATAATGAATGA